The nucleotide sequence AGGGCAGCGTGAACCTGGCACATCAAAAGCTTTCCGTCCGGAGCAAAGAACTCGTTATCTCCAAGGTCCAGATTCCAATGCTGGTGCGGGCACACATTATCGTAGGCGTAGTACGCTTCTTCAAAACGGATTAAGAAGGCCTCCTGCTCGGAGCCCTCGTTTTCGTAAACGAACTTCTTGCTGGGATGCTTCTGCAGTTCTCCAACTGTTGCAATGAGCTGCTTCTTCATCAGGAAAGGGCGGGGTTGGGGGAAGACACAGGCTGAAAGGTAATGGAGTTGGCCGGGCCTTCCCAGATTGTCACCGACTCGAGCAAAGCGAGCTCACCCAAAATCTCGGGCTTGTTCATGCCTTCGTAAAACCAACGCGCGATATTCTCGGAGGTCGGATTGACCCGGTCAAAGGGAGGGATTTCATTGATGTAACGGTGGTCCAGTTGAGCCGCCAAGGCATCCAAGGCCTTTTTCACCCGAACATAGTCGGCGCTAATATCCTCGTGGTCCAATTGCGTGGCCGTCAATTTAGCCTCGGCTTTCCAGGAGTGGCCGTGCAGAGGCTCGGGCTCGCCATAGTACTCGCGCAAGTTATGCGCGGACTCGAATCGGGCTTCGACTGTAACGTAATATCGTGTATTCATTAGGTTGTCATCCCCGTGAAAACGGGGATCCACTTGGGTAACTGCAAACAACAAAATTCCCGCATTGACGGGAATGACAGTCAAAAGAGAGTTTGCTTGAGTTCGAAATCAAATACACCGCGGAACACGCCGGCCACCGGACCGGTCAGGGTCAATTCCCAATCCTCTGAAATCCCGATCCGCAGTTGGCCGCCGGGCATGTGCACGGTGATCTCGGAATCTACCCAGCCCAGCTTGCGCGCTGCGCTGGCTGCCGCACAACTGCTGCTGCCTGAAGCCAAGGTATACCCTGCTCCTCTCTCCCAAATTTGGATTTCGATATTCTGCCGGTCCAGGACTTTCAGGAGCTGCATGTTGATGCGGTTGGGAAACTGAGCATGGTTCTCCACAGCCGGTCCCAACGCCCGGGCTGCCGCTTCGGAAATCTCCTGCATGGGAATCACGCAGTGCGGGTTGCCCACCGTCACGCAGGTCGCTTCGTAGGCTGCGCCCCCCACCTGCAAGGACTCGGCGATCACCTCCCGGGCCTCTCCGGTTACGGGGATTTCGGAACTCATGAAGCTCGCCTTGCCCATTCCCACCTTGATAAGTGAGTTCTGCTTGTCGAGAATATCCACCGGGACGTTCCCGCCCATGGTGACAATTTCAAAATGCTCGTCCTTCACATAACCCTCGTCCGCCAGGTACCTGGCAAAGATGCGCAGGCCGTTCCCGCTCTTCTCCGCCTCACTCCCGTCCGGGTTAAAGATTTGCAGTTCGACCCGGCCGTCTCGAAAATGCGGACCGTAAAGAATGCCGTCCGAGCCCACCCCATAGTTACGGTCACAGATCAGACGGATACGCTCCTGAGTGAGGTTTGCGCCCACGCGGTTGGGATCGATCACCAGGTAGTCATTGCCCAGGCCATGATATTTGGAAAAGTGATAGAGCATAATAGAAGTATTGTACCCTACTCCTGCCAGCTCAGGAGTCGGCCCTCAATGTGGCTTTTTGCCATTCTCTTCCTTGTATCTTTTCCTTGCTGAACTCAAAACGCGGCCACCGCTCCGCCGCATAGTAGTGATACTGCGAGGCGTGATTGCTGTTCTGCGCAGAGGCCATTAAATAGCCCGGAAAGTAATAGAGGTCCCAAAAAAACTCCCCTGTCCGGAAACCGCGCATCAAACGCCGGAATATGAAACGCGGATTACCGAGAATCGAACGTTTGAACGAAAGATTCAGAAACTCCAGGATATCCGTGTAACTAAAATCGGGGTGGGT is from Candidatus Omnitrophota bacterium and encodes:
- a CDS encoding Rieske 2Fe-2S domain-containing protein — encoded protein: MKKQLIATVGELQKHPSKKFVYENEGSEQEAFLIRFEEAYYAYDNVCPHQHWNLDLGDNEFFAPDGKLLMCQVHAALFLPDSGKCYDGPCYDRDLRRLPLLIEEGKIFLQLGA
- a CDS encoding diaminopimelate epimerase — protein: MLYHFSKYHGLGNDYLVIDPNRVGANLTQERIRLICDRNYGVGSDGILYGPHFRDGRVELQIFNPDGSEAEKSGNGLRIFARYLADEGYVKDEHFEIVTMGGNVPVDILDKQNSLIKVGMGKASFMSSEIPVTGEAREVIAESLQVGGAAYEATCVTVGNPHCVIPMQEISEAAARALGPAVENHAQFPNRINMQLLKVLDRQNIEIQIWERGAGYTLASGSSSCAAASAARKLGWVDSEITVHMPGGQLRIGISEDWELTLTGPVAGVFRGVFDFELKQTLF
- a CDS encoding 6-carboxytetrahydropterin synthase, producing MNTRYYVTVEARFESAHNLREYYGEPEPLHGHSWKAEAKLTATQLDHEDISADYVRVKKALDALAAQLDHRYINEIPPFDRVNPTSENIARWFYEGMNKPEILGELALLESVTIWEGPANSITFQPVSSPNPALS